Proteins encoded in a region of the Solanum dulcamara chromosome 9, daSolDulc1.2, whole genome shotgun sequence genome:
- the LOC129903883 gene encoding LOW QUALITY PROTEIN: uncharacterized protein LOC129903883 (The sequence of the model RefSeq protein was modified relative to this genomic sequence to represent the inferred CDS: inserted 1 base in 1 codon), which yields MELKLCQSSLPFPXKYSSFRANSIYKHFSLLPKRCRYHIQELFSNSQYLNISKQLLVHVVKERDETLASLSKLYGLPIYDIGAANKEIIDVDLVFEGQHANIPSYVTAYLQTNQREKIRLPKIDVSETNRRFKFCGKDINHKMLYVLSCRHLPYAKTSGYFLVLAPLLGFCIKCIMDAFNHRVARNKLQDVRQASGSMRWKLALRDLSDPDALYSDSRPEIDNVTDDREHLQSEELSRSYAKLDHDYQKFLSECGMSKCSYWRGGSDE from the exons ATGGAATTGAAGCTATGTCAATCCTCTCTTCCATTTC TTAAATACTCTTCATTTAGAGCTAACTCCATATACAAGCACTTCAGTTTACTTCCTAAG AGGTGTAGATATCATATTCAGGAGCTTTTCTCAAATAGTCAATACTTGAACATTTCCAAGCAATTGTTGGTTCATGTGGTGAAAGA GAGGGATGAAACTTTGGCTTCACTTTCAAAGTTATATGGGTTGCCTATTTATGATATTGGCGCTGCTAATAAGGAAATTATTGATGTTGACCTTGTCTTTGAGGGGCAACATGCCAATATCCCTTCCTATGTTACAGCTTATTTACAAACG AATCAACGAGAGAAGATCAGATTACCTAAAATTGATGTGTCTGAAACAAACCGACGCTTCAAATTCTGTGGCAAAGACATCAACCACAAGATGTTATATGTGCTTTCATGCCGTCATTTACCATAT GCTAAAACCAGTGGTTATTTTCTAGTTCTGGCTCCTCTGCTAGGCTTTTGCATCAAATGCATAATGGATGCCTTTAACCATAGAGTTGCTAGAAATAAATTGCAAGATGTTCGTCAGGCATCTGGAAGCATGAGATGGAAATTAGCTCTTCGCGATTTGAGCGATCCAGATGCATTATATTCTGATTCAAGACCTGAAATTGAT AATGTCACCGATGATAGAGAACATCTCCAATCTGAAGAGCTTTCACGTTCTTATGCAAAACTGGACCATGATTATCAGAAGTTCTTATCGGAATGTGGGATGAGTAAATGCAGCTACTGGCGTGGTGGTTCGGATGAATAA